In Halobaculum sp. XH14, a single genomic region encodes these proteins:
- a CDS encoding DUF7504 family protein, which yields MTVHELERDVRAQLGDAATVLLLAPSFSEQEGDRCVDLLDPERTADGNALWISYTKSPDKQVRRFRSRSESTPRNVGVISVDDAARSAAAASGSGGSPDGGLETRADTITSPNDLTGLGIRITEYLRGWEDDDGDTVVCFDSLTALLQYVELETAYEFLHVLTGRFAAVGAFAHFHMDPTAHDDQTVETITSLFDAVVELDEDGHTVRMR from the coding sequence GTGACTGTACACGAACTCGAGCGGGACGTGCGGGCACAGCTTGGGGACGCAGCGACGGTGCTGCTCCTCGCCCCGTCGTTCTCGGAGCAGGAAGGCGACCGCTGTGTGGACCTCCTCGACCCGGAGCGGACCGCCGACGGGAACGCGCTGTGGATCTCGTACACGAAATCGCCGGACAAACAGGTTCGGCGGTTCCGGTCCCGCTCCGAGTCGACGCCGCGTAACGTCGGAGTCATCAGCGTCGACGACGCCGCGCGGTCGGCCGCGGCCGCCTCCGGTTCGGGTGGCAGCCCCGACGGCGGACTGGAGACGCGCGCCGACACCATCACGAGTCCCAACGACCTCACGGGGCTGGGCATCCGCATCACGGAGTACCTGCGGGGCTGGGAGGACGACGACGGCGACACCGTCGTCTGCTTCGACTCGCTCACAGCGCTGTTGCAGTACGTCGAACTGGAGACCGCCTACGAGTTCCTCCACGTGCTCACCGGTCGGTTCGCGGCCGTCGGCGCGTTCGCACACTTCCACATGGACCCCACCGCACACGACGACCAGACCGTCGAGACGATCACGTCGCTGTTCGACGCCGTGGTCGAACTCGACGAGGACGGTCATACCGTCCGCATGCGGTAG